CTTTAGATCTTTCTTATTGGGTCAATGTCTTTGTTAACCATTCAGTATCAGAAGAAAGCCTTCAGGTGCCAAAAGcccccatttttccattttttccctCATATGCCGAGCGTTTGATTTAGAATGTTTTGTCAAGTGAATCGAGGATAAGACAGATGAGCAAAAGAAATGAACCTTCCAGAGGCCATCACTGGCCAAAATGGTGAACTCAGTCTCATTGTCAATAGTGAGGATCCTGATATCTGGTTCTGAAGTAACGTGTTCTTTCAGCTTTGCATCACCAAATGCCCTTGACATTGCTAGCTGACCATCCACCCGTGGCACACTTCCTATCAAACAAAAATTCAATAGTAAACAACACATGGAAAATCAACTGAAGAGTTTATTTGCAGATTCATTTGTTGTCATAGGACCTGGCATTTGTACAACAAACCCGCCTCGGCTCTCGACAAGCTCCTTCTCCTTCTCTGGTTCGTGATCAACCGTAATAGGCTTCGCTGAGCCATTCCTGCATATCACCGCCCGTGAGTCGCCTACGTGAGCCACAATTAGCTTATGTCCATCAATTAGTATAGCAGTGACTGCTGTTGAACCTCCTCTCTTTCTCACTTTTTTAGCCAAAATCTCTTCATCTGTTGCTTTATATGCTCTCCTGATTGCTCCTTCAGGGTCTTCCCAGAAATCAGGCTGTCCAAATTAttcaca
The nucleotide sequence above comes from Benincasa hispida cultivar B227 chromosome 3, ASM972705v1, whole genome shotgun sequence. Encoded proteins:
- the LOC120073069 gene encoding probable protein phosphatase 2C 28 encodes the protein MNCKSQKEEDDSRNDNEEDLEDEGGLMQIKRREVIYGSHLVQGKMNHGMEDYIVAEERHVDDHKLGLFAIFDGHSGRDVAEYLQSHLFDNILSQPDFWEDPEGAIRRAYKATDEEILAKKVRKRGGSTAVTAILIDGHKLIVAHVGDSRAVICRNGSAKPITVDHEPEKEKELVESRGGFVVQMPGSVPRVDGQLAMSRAFGDAKLKEHVTSEPDIRILTIDNETEFTILASDGLWKVMSNQEACDCIREMAMDAQKASEELIKKALSKMSYDDISCIVVTFH